The following coding sequences lie in one Chromatiales bacterium genomic window:
- a CDS encoding MBL fold metallo-hydrolase, producing the protein MQLRFLGTGAAFCMSPDNFQSNLLLTSPGGRRLLIDCGTDIRFALRHAGIAVAAVTDIYISHLHADHVGGLEYMGFFNRFGTDRGPLPLYICESIADALWGESLAAGMQVTSGHDSALADYFDERKVAPDGHFVWEGMEMHLVPTRHVVGDKRVMHSYGLAFRMDGKSVYFTADTRYCYDDPVVRPYMDAADVIFHDCETTDYVTGVHAHFDELAAMPAKIRRKTWLYHYDDGTLPDAKAAGFIGYVERGQQFDFSS; encoded by the coding sequence ATGCAGCTTCGATTTCTGGGTACCGGCGCCGCATTCTGCATGTCGCCGGACAATTTCCAGTCGAACCTCCTGTTGACCAGCCCGGGCGGGCGAAGGCTTCTGATCGACTGCGGAACGGACATCCGTTTTGCACTGCGCCACGCCGGGATTGCGGTCGCGGCCGTCACCGACATCTATATCTCGCACCTGCACGCCGATCATGTCGGCGGGCTCGAGTACATGGGCTTTTTCAACCGTTTCGGTACCGACCGCGGACCACTGCCGCTGTATATCTGCGAATCCATCGCGGACGCGCTGTGGGGCGAGTCGCTGGCGGCCGGCATGCAGGTAACCTCGGGGCACGACAGCGCACTGGCCGACTACTTCGACGAGCGCAAGGTGGCGCCGGACGGCCATTTCGTCTGGGAAGGCATGGAGATGCATCTGGTTCCGACGCGACACGTCGTCGGCGACAAGCGCGTGATGCACAGCTACGGCCTGGCGTTTCGCATGGACGGCAAGTCGGTCTACTTCACCGCCGACACCCGCTACTGTTATGACGACCCTGTGGTCCGGCCCTACATGGATGCCGCGGACGTCATCTTCCACGACTGCGAAACGACCGATTACGTCACCGGCGTGCATGCGCACTTCGACGAACTCGCGGCGATGCCCGCGAAGATCCGCAGAAAGACCTGGCTCTACCACTACGACGACGGCACGCTGCCCGATGCAAAGGCCGCCGGTTTCATCGGCTACGTCGAGCGCGGCCAGCAGTTCGACTTCAGCAGTTGA
- the mobB gene encoding molybdopterin-guanine dinucleotide biosynthesis protein B encodes MAAISACRCAAGHSGSGRVVVAAAADSGHRAVAAHPAQGRAGGLREPGTWRAAGRPRPARDADGAARVKRVDPPLIGFAAASGTGKTTLLEGVLGALVDAGLRCAVIKATHHDFEIDRPGKDSHRLRGAGAAAVLLTGPTRMALIETRTAEPSLDEAIERVMPGVPDLILVEGFRDAPIDKIEVYRAAMGRPPRFTADPHIVAIATDIELDSGGLPRLDLNRPETVAAFIRRHCGR; translated from the coding sequence ATGGCCGCTATATCTGCCTGCCGCTGCGCCGCTGGCCATTCCGGAAGCGGCCGCGTGGTGGTCGCTGCCGCTGCTGATTCCGGGCATCGGGCTGTCGCTGCACATCCTGCGCAAGGGCGTGCGGGAGGACTACGCGAACCGGGTACGTGGCGTGCTGCTGGGCGCCCACGTCCTGCGCGCGATGCTGACGGCGCCGCGCGCGTGAAGCGGGTCGACCCACCGCTCATTGGTTTTGCCGCCGCGAGCGGCACCGGCAAGACGACCCTGCTCGAAGGCGTTCTCGGGGCGCTGGTCGATGCCGGACTTCGCTGCGCCGTCATCAAGGCCACGCATCACGATTTCGAGATCGACCGGCCCGGCAAGGACTCGCACCGTCTGCGTGGCGCGGGCGCCGCCGCCGTTTTGCTGACCGGTCCGACGCGCATGGCACTGATCGAGACCCGTACGGCAGAGCCGAGTCTCGACGAGGCGATCGAGCGGGTCATGCCCGGCGTGCCCGATCTCATCCTGGTCGAGGGCTTTCGCGATGCGCCGATCGACAAGATCGAGGTCTATCGGGCGGCGATGGGGCGGCCGCCGCGCTTCACGGCCGACCCGCACATCGTTGCGATTGCGACGGATATCGAACTGGATTCCGGCGGGCTGCCGCGACTGGACCTGAACCGCCCCGAGACCGTTGCGGCGTTCATCCGGCGTCACTGCGGGCGGTAA
- a CDS encoding DUF3369 domain-containing protein, translated as MTMTDEALFRFAEEPEAGASDRSQADAQQPWRVLVVDDDQSIHDVTRLALADFQYKAVGLNLLHAYSAAEARELFERHDDIAVALIDVVMETEHAGLELVRWLREEHNCALTRVILRTGQPGQAPERRVIVDYDINDYKEKTELTATKLFTLMVASLRNYENLAALARAREGLLYIIESSNRLSTNQSLTSFIEGVLLQLQGMLAGGASGFYSRSLALLSDRSPAEAGRQIIIAGTGDFAGKATQRLGEFADPELLEAVDQTLRTRHSQFVRGGFVAYFGSRYGNHGVLYLGGGRRELDDTDRSLIDTFCLNTSFAFDNLHLTRELEETQHEIVTTLGTIAEFRSRETGRHIVRVAEIGRELGRLYGMDEEETELLALALPMHDIGKIAIPDSILHKPGPLDGDEWTVMQTHAELGYEMLAKSPRPLFRAAATIAREHHEWWNGQGYPRGLVGTQIHLYGRIAAIADVFDALGNARSYKEPWPAEQIAEHFRDLRGLQFDPELTDLLLDHLDEFTAIRERYADDAPEVPARPAATADGD; from the coding sequence ATGACCATGACCGACGAAGCACTGTTCCGTTTTGCCGAGGAGCCAGAGGCGGGCGCCTCGGATCGCAGCCAAGCGGATGCCCAGCAGCCGTGGCGCGTGCTGGTCGTCGACGATGATCAGTCCATCCACGACGTCACGCGGCTTGCGCTGGCGGATTTCCAGTACAAGGCCGTCGGCCTCAATCTATTGCACGCCTACTCGGCCGCCGAGGCGCGCGAGCTGTTCGAGCGGCACGACGATATTGCCGTCGCCCTGATCGACGTCGTTATGGAGACCGAGCATGCCGGCCTTGAACTCGTGCGCTGGCTGCGCGAGGAGCACAACTGCGCGCTCACGCGGGTGATTCTCAGGACCGGACAGCCCGGGCAGGCGCCGGAACGGCGCGTGATCGTCGACTACGACATCAACGACTACAAGGAAAAGACCGAACTCACCGCGACCAAGCTGTTCACGCTGATGGTCGCCTCGCTGCGCAATTACGAAAATCTCGCCGCGCTCGCGCGTGCGCGCGAGGGACTGCTCTACATCATCGAGTCTTCCAACCGGCTGTCGACGAACCAGTCCCTGACGAGCTTCATCGAAGGCGTGCTGTTGCAGTTGCAGGGCATGCTGGCTGGCGGCGCGAGCGGCTTTTACAGCCGCAGCCTAGCGCTGTTGTCGGATCGTTCGCCGGCCGAGGCCGGAAGGCAAATCATCATCGCCGGCACCGGGGATTTCGCCGGCAAGGCGACCCAGCGACTGGGCGAGTTTGCCGATCCGGAACTGCTCGAGGCCGTCGACCAGACGCTGCGCACCCGCCACAGCCAGTTCGTCCGGGGCGGCTTCGTCGCCTACTTCGGCAGCCGCTACGGCAACCATGGCGTGCTGTATCTGGGCGGTGGACGGCGCGAACTCGACGACACCGACCGCAGCCTGATCGACACCTTCTGCCTGAACACCTCGTTCGCGTTCGACAACCTGCACCTGACGCGCGAACTCGAGGAGACCCAGCACGAGATCGTCACGACGCTGGGCACGATCGCCGAGTTCCGTTCACGGGAAACCGGCCGCCACATCGTGCGCGTCGCCGAGATCGGCCGCGAACTCGGGCGGCTGTACGGAATGGACGAAGAGGAAACCGAACTGCTTGCGCTCGCGCTGCCCATGCACGACATCGGCAAGATCGCGATTCCGGATTCGATCCTGCACAAGCCCGGCCCGCTGGATGGCGACGAATGGACCGTCATGCAGACCCATGCCGAGCTGGGTTACGAAATGCTCGCGAAATCGCCGCGGCCGCTGTTCCGCGCCGCCGCGACCATCGCGCGCGAGCACCACGAATGGTGGAACGGCCAGGGTTATCCGCGCGGGCTGGTCGGCACACAGATCCATCTGTACGGGCGGATCGCGGCGATTGCCGATGTCTTCGATGCGCTCGGCAACGCGCGCAGCTACAAGGAGCCGTGGCCTGCCGAACAGATCGCGGAACATTTTCGCGATCTGCGCGGCCTGCAGTTCGATCCCGAACTCACCGACCTGCTGCTCGATCACCTCGACGAGTTCACGGCGATCCGCGAGCGCTACGCCGACGACGCTCCCGAGGTTCCGGCGCGCCCCGCGGCCACGGCCGACGGCGACTGA
- a CDS encoding TfoX/Sxy family protein — protein sequence MSVSAEFLDWISERLAPMGAIRTRRMFGGAGIYCEADFFAIVIDDTLYLKVDELDRPRYEAQGLAPFTYQAGCGRTTTLGYYPAPEAALDDDEALLDLARAARDVARRAAGGKRKPRRK from the coding sequence ATGAGCGTCTCGGCGGAATTCCTCGACTGGATCAGCGAGCGCCTCGCGCCGATGGGCGCGATCCGCACCCGTCGCATGTTCGGCGGCGCGGGAATCTACTGCGAGGCGGATTTCTTCGCGATCGTCATCGACGACACGCTGTACCTGAAGGTCGACGAGCTCGACCGGCCACGTTACGAGGCGCAGGGACTCGCGCCGTTCACCTATCAGGCCGGCTGCGGCCGAACCACGACGCTGGGCTACTATCCGGCCCCCGAGGCGGCCCTGGATGACGACGAGGCCCTGCTCGACCTCGCCCGCGCCGCACGTGATGTCGCCCGGCGCGCGGCAGGCGGCAAGCGCAAGCCGCGCCGGAAGTAA
- a CDS encoding heme-binding protein: MKTRITLAGMACAVLLATPSAQAEMSVNIKRLTMEAALRVAQGALEACRAQGIQISATVVDRSGNTQIVLRDTLAPEITVPISRAKAYTANAFTAATSDLKRLDGTPLANRDDLLIFPGGVLIEGAGSYYGAVGVSGAPDSLVDEGCAKAGVKAIQEDLELG, encoded by the coding sequence ATGAAGACCCGTATCACGCTGGCCGGAATGGCCTGTGCCGTGCTTTTGGCAACCCCGTCCGCGCAGGCCGAGATGTCGGTCAACATCAAGCGCCTGACCATGGAAGCGGCACTTCGCGTAGCGCAGGGCGCGCTTGAGGCCTGTCGCGCGCAGGGGATTCAGATCTCCGCCACGGTCGTCGACCGCAGCGGCAATACCCAGATCGTGCTGCGCGACACCCTGGCTCCGGAGATCACCGTGCCGATCAGCCGCGCGAAGGCCTACACGGCGAACGCGTTCACGGCCGCGACCTCGGACCTGAAGCGACTGGACGGCACGCCCCTGGCAAACCGCGACGACCTGCTGATCTTTCCCGGCGGCGTGCTGATCGAGGGGGCCGGCAGCTACTACGGCGCGGTCGGCGTCAGCGGCGCGCCCGATTCACTCGTGGACGAAGGCTGCGCGAAAGCCGGCGTGAAGGCCATCCAGGAAGACCTGGAACTCGGCTGA
- a CDS encoding FkbM family methyltransferase: MNRFTKTALHWTMRGLTRGLVPLLRFRPVLRLYNAAYERAPRPALLLANRMVRRPKVDDYHWTVRLANGRRVRIPIGGGSEPGWAVALEYRRHAPGLNRLEAVLCDLLAPDAPYLDIGANRGLRSLTALSTGRPVFMFEPNARLNAINRRNCEANGFDNAHIVAACVSDAPGSVDFYFDATGFLSTVHGERIEEKIVDRVETVPAITLDAFWRETFGTASDALIKIDAEWHERAVISGGREMIQALSPTLIVEVQRDADLDFISGELLPAGYRVWQIDAHSTAARILHPLSPPLGAGAHLPVDSRDFLFALRPEVHDAVRPLEAPPVSS; encoded by the coding sequence TTGAACCGCTTTACGAAAACGGCCCTGCACTGGACCATGCGCGGGCTCACGCGCGGGCTCGTCCCGCTGCTGCGGTTTCGTCCCGTATTGCGGCTATACAACGCCGCGTACGAACGCGCACCGCGCCCGGCGCTGCTGCTGGCGAACCGCATGGTGCGGCGCCCGAAGGTCGACGACTACCACTGGACCGTCCGGCTGGCGAACGGCAGGCGCGTGCGGATTCCGATTGGCGGCGGCAGCGAACCCGGCTGGGCGGTGGCGCTGGAGTACCGCCGCCACGCACCGGGGCTGAACCGGCTGGAAGCCGTGCTCTGCGACCTGCTCGCACCGGATGCGCCGTACCTCGATATCGGCGCGAACCGCGGCCTGCGGTCGCTGACCGCACTGTCGACAGGTCGGCCGGTGTTCATGTTCGAGCCGAACGCGCGCCTCAACGCAATCAACCGGCGCAACTGCGAGGCCAACGGGTTCGACAACGCGCACATCGTCGCGGCCTGTGTATCCGACGCGCCTGGCAGTGTCGATTTCTATTTCGACGCAACCGGATTCCTGTCCACGGTGCACGGGGAACGCATCGAGGAGAAGATCGTCGACCGGGTGGAAACCGTTCCCGCCATCACGCTGGACGCCTTCTGGCGCGAGACGTTCGGCACGGCCAGCGATGCGCTGATCAAGATCGACGCCGAGTGGCACGAGCGTGCCGTGATCTCCGGCGGGCGCGAGATGATTCAGGCGCTGTCGCCGACGCTGATCGTGGAGGTTCAACGCGACGCAGACCTCGATTTCATCAGCGGCGAACTGCTGCCGGCGGGCTACCGGGTCTGGCAGATCGACGCCCACTCGACCGCCGCGCGGATCCTGCATCCGCTGTCGCCACCACTGGGCGCGGGCGCACACCTGCCTGTCGACTCGCGCGATTTCCTGTTTGCGCTTCGCCCCGAAGTTCACGACGCGGTGCGGCCACTCGAGGCACCCCCCGTCAGCTCATGA
- a CDS encoding dimethyl sulfoxide reductase anchor subunit has protein sequence MFQARSNEPAYARVPDAAHPAENRYGVPIETVPVGHGLRDQSLGINGDHGVSSNPNRYKQHGFYFNADRCIACHACEAACSEKNDLPAHLAFRSVGYVEGGSYPAYQRLNISMACNHCDDPVCLKGCPTRAYTKFAEYGAVLQDPDICFGCGYCTWVCPYNAPQLDTQAGHVSKCNMCVDRLEVGLKPACAAACLAGALDFGIVETTPAGRDQLETRIPGFPDPTITHPNIRFQQTRSLPGELTRPDAMPLRYVRESADRHRPAPATSTGPRGWGIAKLSTRENPLVVFTLVSQAVVGLFAVLFAGRSLGLDWVPGAENPIAWPLLLFTLIGAQTLALVLSTLHLGRPHRFYRAFNNLRWSPVSREVAGIAVFYNLLGLYTLLSAFPGWWGWLPDGWHRIAESAAGAGAVLAGIAALYFMHRIYRIPARPYWDHWQVLTAFLGNMLGLGAAALGLIVLVIGSAPDASLRPLAALIALGLTFEAIGLWAHARAMRVRGGEGAAAMLVQATMFGHTAALRYALLAAGLVLAVAMALAAPTGPVAAGGWLALSLAVAGAAILGRMLFYALVIPTTMPGAFFWRNRAFEAHARETGLADLPQTGVLPAAH, from the coding sequence ATGTTCCAAGCCCGATCGAACGAACCTGCCTACGCACGCGTGCCGGATGCCGCGCACCCGGCCGAGAACCGCTACGGCGTGCCGATTGAAACGGTACCGGTCGGCCATGGGCTGCGCGATCAGAGCCTCGGGATCAACGGCGACCACGGGGTTTCGTCGAACCCGAATCGCTACAAGCAGCACGGGTTCTACTTCAATGCCGACCGCTGCATCGCCTGCCATGCCTGCGAGGCAGCCTGTTCCGAGAAGAATGACCTGCCTGCGCATCTGGCGTTTCGTTCGGTGGGCTATGTCGAAGGCGGCAGCTACCCAGCCTACCAGCGCCTGAACATTTCGATGGCGTGCAACCACTGCGACGACCCGGTGTGCCTGAAGGGCTGTCCGACGCGCGCCTACACCAAGTTCGCCGAGTACGGCGCCGTCTTGCAGGACCCGGACATCTGCTTCGGTTGTGGCTACTGCACCTGGGTGTGCCCGTACAACGCCCCGCAGCTCGACACCCAGGCTGGCCATGTCTCCAAGTGCAACATGTGTGTGGATCGGCTCGAGGTCGGCCTGAAGCCCGCCTGTGCCGCGGCCTGTCTGGCCGGGGCGCTGGACTTCGGCATTGTCGAGACGACGCCGGCCGGACGTGACCAGCTCGAGACCCGCATCCCGGGGTTTCCGGACCCAACCATCACGCATCCGAACATCCGCTTCCAGCAGACCCGCTCGCTGCCGGGCGAGCTCACCCGCCCGGACGCCATGCCGCTGCGCTACGTGCGCGAGAGCGCCGACCGTCACCGCCCGGCGCCGGCCACATCGACCGGCCCGCGCGGCTGGGGGATCGCGAAGCTCTCCACGCGCGAGAATCCGCTGGTGGTGTTCACGCTGGTTTCGCAGGCCGTGGTGGGCCTGTTCGCAGTCCTTTTTGCGGGACGCAGTCTCGGGCTGGACTGGGTGCCGGGCGCGGAAAATCCGATCGCCTGGCCGCTGCTGCTGTTCACGCTGATCGGTGCGCAGACCCTGGCCCTGGTACTGTCGACACTGCATCTCGGTCGGCCGCACCGTTTCTACCGCGCCTTCAACAATCTGCGCTGGTCGCCGGTGTCGCGCGAAGTTGCCGGGATCGCGGTGTTCTACAACCTGCTTGGTCTGTACACGCTGCTCAGCGCGTTCCCCGGCTGGTGGGGCTGGCTGCCGGACGGCTGGCACCGGATCGCCGAGTCGGCGGCCGGCGCTGGCGCGGTCCTGGCGGGTATCGCGGCCCTGTACTTCATGCATCGCATCTACCGCATTCCGGCGCGGCCGTACTGGGACCACTGGCAGGTGCTCACGGCGTTCCTTGGCAACATGCTGGGGCTTGGCGCCGCCGCGCTCGGCCTGATCGTGCTCGTGATCGGCAGCGCGCCGGACGCGAGCCTGAGGCCACTCGCGGCACTGATTGCGCTCGGACTGACATTCGAAGCGATCGGGTTGTGGGCGCACGCGCGCGCCATGCGCGTGCGCGGCGGTGAGGGCGCGGCCGCCATGCTGGTGCAGGCGACCATGTTCGGCCACACGGCGGCGTTGCGCTACGCGCTGCTCGCCGCGGGCCTGGTCCTTGCGGTCGCAATGGCGCTGGCGGCGCCCACGGGTCCGGTGGCCGCGGGCGGCTGGCTGGCGCTCTCGCTGGCCGTGGCCGGTGCGGCAATCCTCGGCCGCATGCTGTTCTACGCACTGGTGATTCCGACGACGATGCCCGGGGCGTTCTTCTGGCGCAATCGGGCGTTCGAGGCGCACGCGCGCGAAACCGGGCTTGCCGACCTGCCGCAGACTGGCGTGCTGCCCGCGGCGCATTGA
- a CDS encoding HAMP domain-containing histidine kinase, protein MNETTSETDSVQGEARPSRRGARATHPLLLYIAALVFTGLLLAWTTSQRLDDFRANQARLAATSVAATADEVGFLIASHRRSVQTFAEDRRAAISALLATPDADPLRDAIAKDLDRHFPGRFAFTVADGRGVIRLDDFDGVVGEVCARDVHSFAMLDNAYQVFVHPNGERYHFDLPVRIGATPDVSAFVFMVSFGLDDIARVLAAGQVPDHRLAIVRNDDPTLIEVTASGGRDQLGEAIRLTEAELATAAASAEIAGTRWLLVDLVSEAIYFEQRWRLIGDAALVFFLIAALGAGLTVVLLREEHRRQMAEFALADGNSALRRALEEQKRLQAELVEADKLASLGGLVAGVAHEINTPIGSGVTAASVLREQIAGLRAHADQGDMKRSDLYGFFNSADEAAGIVLRNLDRAATIIGSFKRVAVDQASEAPREFDLCGYLDEVLLNLKPQLKRSPIELVVDCTPGIRLHSVPGALAQVVTNFVTNSLTHAWDDDSASRRIEMRAYIGRPGEVVLDYRDNGRGIPAEHRSLVFEPFFTTARGRGGSGLGLSVVYNLVTGPLGGGIRLLDAVECPYGAGFRVHMPQRLEQRTARQT, encoded by the coding sequence ATGAACGAGACCACCAGCGAAACCGATTCCGTCCAGGGCGAGGCACGCCCCTCACGCCGGGGCGCGCGGGCAACGCACCCCCTGTTGCTGTACATCGCCGCGCTGGTCTTTACCGGGCTGCTGCTGGCGTGGACGACCAGCCAGCGGCTCGACGACTTTCGCGCCAATCAGGCACGTCTGGCCGCCACTTCGGTCGCGGCGACGGCCGACGAGGTCGGGTTTCTGATCGCCAGCCACCGCCGCTCGGTGCAGACCTTCGCCGAGGACCGTCGCGCGGCGATCTCCGCCCTGCTTGCGACCCCGGATGCCGATCCGCTGAGGGATGCGATCGCAAAGGACCTCGACCGGCATTTCCCGGGCCGTTTCGCCTTCACTGTCGCCGACGGCCGGGGCGTCATCCGGCTCGACGACTTCGACGGCGTGGTCGGCGAGGTCTGCGCCCGCGACGTGCATTCGTTCGCCATGCTGGACAACGCCTACCAGGTGTTCGTCCACCCGAATGGCGAGCGCTATCACTTTGACCTTCCCGTGCGGATCGGGGCCACGCCGGACGTTTCAGCCTTTGTCTTCATGGTCAGCTTTGGGCTCGACGACATCGCGCGCGTGCTGGCCGCCGGTCAGGTGCCGGATCACCGGCTCGCGATCGTGCGCAACGACGATCCGACCCTGATCGAGGTCACGGCCAGCGGTGGGCGCGACCAGCTGGGCGAGGCGATCCGGCTGACTGAGGCCGAACTCGCAACCGCCGCCGCGAGTGCCGAGATCGCCGGTACCCGCTGGCTGCTGGTGGACTTGGTCTCGGAGGCGATCTACTTCGAACAGCGCTGGCGGCTGATCGGCGATGCCGCGCTGGTGTTTTTCCTGATCGCGGCCCTGGGCGCCGGACTCACTGTCGTGCTGTTGCGCGAGGAGCACCGACGCCAGATGGCCGAATTCGCGCTGGCGGACGGCAACAGCGCCCTGCGCCGCGCGCTCGAAGAGCAGAAGCGTTTGCAAGCCGAACTGGTGGAGGCCGACAAGCTCGCCTCGCTCGGCGGGCTGGTCGCCGGTGTCGCGCATGAGATCAACACCCCGATCGGTTCCGGCGTGACGGCCGCCTCGGTGCTGCGCGAGCAGATTGCCGGCCTGCGCGCGCACGCCGACCAGGGCGACATGAAACGCTCGGATCTGTATGGCTTTTTTAACTCCGCCGACGAGGCCGCCGGCATCGTGCTGCGCAATCTGGACCGCGCCGCGACCATCATCGGCAGCTTCAAGCGCGTCGCGGTGGATCAGGCCAGCGAGGCGCCGCGCGAATTCGATCTGTGCGGCTACCTTGACGAGGTCCTGCTGAACCTCAAGCCGCAGCTGAAGCGCTCGCCGATCGAGCTGGTCGTCGACTGCACGCCCGGCATCCGCCTGCACAGCGTGCCGGGCGCGCTCGCGCAGGTCGTCACGAACTTCGTGACGAACTCGCTGACCCACGCCTGGGACGACGACAGCGCGAGCCGGCGCATCGAGATGCGAGCGTACATCGGCCGCCCCGGCGAGGTCGTGCTCGACTACCGCGACAACGGCCGCGGCATCCCGGCCGAACACCGCTCGCTGGTCTTCGAACCGTTCTTCACGACCGCCCGCGGCCGCGGCGGCAGTGGACTTGGCCTGAGTGTGGTCTACAATCTGGTGACCGGCCCGTTGGGAGGCGGGATTCGGCTGCTTGATGCGGTCGAATGTCCGTACGGCGCCGGCTTCCGGGTCCACATGCCCCAGCGGCTCGAACAGCGCACGGCCCGGCAGACCTGA
- a CDS encoding 1-acyl-sn-glycerol-3-phosphate acyltransferase — MQKFRSIVFTVAMMVTATVYSTLVVLAMPLPFRMRSGLGSTWARLQMRMLKWLCGLDYAVEGREHIPAGAAILYCKHQSAWETIALQCVFGPQTWVMKRELLWVPIFGWALGSLRSIAIDRGAGRSARDQVIERGTDRLRDGINVVIFPEGTRLPPRTEKRFGQGGALLATASGAPVVPIAHNAGSYWPRRSITKKPGTIRMMIGPAVDPAGMTAQQLNELIHDWMRETMAGLEGTNPRTTDNKPILEAPRQ, encoded by the coding sequence ATGCAGAAATTCCGCTCGATCGTGTTCACGGTCGCGATGATGGTCACGGCCACGGTCTACTCCACGCTGGTCGTGCTGGCCATGCCCTTGCCGTTTCGCATGCGCTCGGGCCTGGGCAGCACCTGGGCGCGCCTGCAGATGCGGATGCTCAAATGGCTCTGCGGGCTCGACTACGCGGTCGAGGGCCGCGAACACATCCCCGCGGGTGCGGCGATCCTCTACTGCAAGCACCAGTCGGCGTGGGAGACCATCGCGCTGCAATGCGTGTTCGGACCGCAGACCTGGGTGATGAAACGCGAGCTGCTCTGGGTGCCGATCTTCGGCTGGGCGCTCGGATCGCTACGATCCATCGCGATCGACCGCGGCGCGGGCCGCAGCGCGCGCGACCAGGTCATCGAACGCGGCACCGACCGGCTGCGCGACGGCATCAACGTAGTGATCTTTCCCGAGGGCACGCGACTGCCGCCACGCACCGAGAAACGCTTCGGCCAGGGCGGCGCCCTGCTCGCCACGGCCAGTGGCGCGCCGGTGGTGCCGATCGCACACAACGCCGGCAGCTACTGGCCGCGACGCAGCATCACCAAGAAACCCGGCACCATCCGCATGATGATCGGGCCGGCCGTCGACCCCGCCGGCATGACGGCCCAGCAACTCAATGAGCTCATCCACGACTGGATGCGTGAAACCATGGCGGGCCTGGAAGGGACTAACCCAAGGACCACCGACAATAAACCCATTCTGGAGGCACCCCGACAATGA
- a CDS encoding PEGA domain-containing protein yields the protein MTTQASIFAAIVVAVLQCGTANAAQSGAADVLLAWNTSPQAPPRYYVVPNSRWGPPQWREDTTPSVKNIRAAGNVRVTVEPSSARVLLDGSPLVPNQDGELARGVFTGSHTVEAYAAGYRTEQRTVTVGAGAQVNVDLRLERTR from the coding sequence ATGACGACTCAAGCGAGCATTTTCGCCGCCATTGTGGTGGCAGTTCTGCAGTGCGGTACCGCAAACGCGGCGCAGTCCGGCGCGGCCGATGTGCTGCTTGCATGGAATACCAGCCCGCAGGCGCCGCCGCGCTATTACGTGGTGCCGAACTCGCGCTGGGGTCCGCCGCAGTGGCGTGAGGACACGACGCCGTCGGTCAAGAACATCCGTGCCGCCGGCAATGTGCGCGTCACCGTGGAACCGTCGTCGGCCCGGGTGCTGCTCGACGGCTCGCCGCTCGTGCCGAACCAGGATGGCGAACTCGCGCGCGGGGTGTTTACCGGGTCGCACACGGTCGAGGCGTATGCCGCCGGCTATCGGACCGAGCAGCGCACCGTGACCGTGGGCGCCGGTGCGCAAGTGAATGTCGATCTGCGCCTGGAGCGAACGCGCTGA